GGCTGCCGTCGGCGCCGCGCTCGAGCTGGACGACGACGTCGATCGCGCCGTTGATCTGGTCGCGCAGCGTCTCCACGGGCAGGGCCAGGTCGGTCATCGACGCCAGGGTCTCCAGCCGGCCGAGCGCCTCGGCCGCACCGTTGGCGTGCACGGTGGTCAGCGAGCCCTCGTGACCGGTGTTCATGGCCTGGAGCATGTCCAGGGTCTCACCGCCGCGGACCTCGCCGACGACGATGCGGTCGGGCCGCATGCGCAGGCTGTTGCGGACGAGGTCGCGGATCGTCACGGCGCCCTGACCCTCGACGTTGGCCGGGCGCGACTCCAGCCGGACGACGTGCGGCTGCTGGAGGGACAGCTCGGCGGCGTCCTCGATGGTGACGATGCGCTCGCCGTCGGGGATCATGCCGGACAGCGCGTTGAGGAAGGTGGTCTTGCCCGAGCCGGTGCCGCCGGAGACCAGCACGTTGCACCGGGCACGCACCATCGCCGCGAGCAGCAGGGCCAGCGGCTCGTCGATGGTGCCGCGCGCGACGAGGTCCCCCATGCGGAAGGGCTGGGGGAACCGGCGGATGGTCAGGGTCGGGCCGTCCATGGCGAGCGGCGGGATGATGACGTTGACACGCTCGCCGGTGGCGAGGCGGGCGTCGACCATGGGGCTGGACTCGTCCACGCGGCGGTTCACCGAGGACACGATGCGGTCGATGGTCTGGTACAGCTGGGCCTCGGAGGCGAAGGCGGTGGGCACGCGTTCGATCCGGCCGCGCCGCTCGACGAAGACGTCCCGGTAGCCGTTGACCATGATCTCGGTGACGGTCTCGTCGGCGAGCAGTCCCTCCAGGACACCGAGCCCTACTGTGTCGTCGACGATCCGCTGGATCAGCCGCCCGCGCTCGCGGGAGGACATGACCGGGCCCTCGAAGGAGAGCACCCGGGCCAGGACCCGCTCGAGGCGTGCCCGCCGCTTGGGCAGATCGAGGTCGGTGACCTCCTCGAGGTCCACCTCCTCGAGGAGCCGGGCCTTGAACTTGGTGACGAGGTCGTCTGAGTCGTCGACGGACCGGGAGTCCGTCGAGAGCCTGTCTCGCAGCGCCATCGGTCAGCCCGGGAAGTCCGCGGTGCGCCGCACGGTGACGGTGTCCACGCTGAAGGAGGGGATGCCGATGGGGATGCGCGCCTCCACGCTGACGCAGTGCCCCGCGCAGTCGGCGACGGCGGCCGCACCGGTGTCGATGCGCTCGACGGTGATCCAGTCGGGGACCTGGTCGTGCACCGCCTGGTCGACGGACCGCTGGCCGGTCATCTGCGCGCGCGCGCCGTCGCGGGCGGCCTGCTGGACGGCGGAGACGGTGGTCACTGCCAGCATGCCCTGGACGACGACGAGGGTGATCAGCACGAGGATGGGCACGACCCCGACGAGCTCCACGCTCAGGGCGCCGCGCTCCCGGCCCGCCTGGCGGAGCCGCCTCATCGGCCCTCCCACAAGATCTCCGCGGTGGCGCGGGTGTCGGGCAGGGTCAGCGGCGAGGGGGTGCGCAGCGTGACGGTGACCTTGTCCGCCGTCGGGTCGGAGACGGTGCCGCCCGAGCGCCAGGCGGCGGGGACTCGGTCCATGACCTCGGTGTAGACATCCTCGGCCGGCATGCCGCGGCCGAAGGCACGCGCAGCCTCCTGGGCGGCGTTGCCGGCGTAGATGTGGGTGACGCCCCACACGATCAGCTGGATGCACACCAGGAGCACGAGCGTGGCGAGCGCGAGGACGACCGGGGTCTCCACCGCGATCTGCCCGGACTCACCGGCCGGCTGACGCAGCCGCGGGACCCGCCGAGCGGGCTCGCGGCGTCGGCGCACGCGCGTCTCGCGCTGCGGCGCCTGTTCGGCGGTCGGTGGCGGGGGCGGCGCGAGGGATGCCTTCACGGCCTGCATGGGCTTCGCCAGCTCGGGCAGCCGGGCGTCGAGGGCGGTCGCGGTGTTCAGCGCGGCTTCCAGGGACTGCCCGGCGCGCGGGATGCTGGCCGCGACCGGGATTCCGGAGAGCTTGGGCGCCATCGCGGGCTGGATCTCCGCGGACCGGTCGGTCATGTTGAGCAGGAGCCGCAACGGTGCCGAGCCGCGCACCTCCAGCCGGTCCAGGGCCTCCGAGAGACGACGGGCGCCCCGCAGCGCGGGCACGTCCGGGGTGGTCACCACGAGGATCTCGTTCGCGGACTCCAGCCCCATGGCCGTGACATCGTCGAGGCGCGACCCGCAGTCGATGACCACGCGCTCGTACTGGTAGCGCAGCGCCTGGACGATCTGACGCGTCGCCGCCTCGGACATCTCCTCCCCGTGCTCGCCCTCGTTGGGCGCCGGGATGAGGCTGATGCGGTGGGGCAGGGAGTAGGTGACCTCGCCGAGGGCCCGGCCGGTCAGCTCGTCCGCGACCTCGACCAGGTCCACCACGCTGCGGCGCACCGAAACACCGGCGTAGGAGGCGAGGTCGCCGCCGCGCACGTCGAGGTCCACCAGGCAGGTGGTGTGCTCGGCGGCCAGCTCCTTCGCGAGCAGCAGCGCGAGCAGGGAGGTGCCCACCCCGCCCTTGGCCCCGACGAGGGCGATGACCTCACCCGCGGCACCCTGGTTGCCGCTGGAGTCGTCGATCTGGCGCCGCACCGACCGCGACCAGGTGGCCGCGGACTCGATGCGCGTGACGAACTGCTCCAGCGACGGCGGCATGGCCAGGATCGAGCGCGCGCCGACATCCATCGCGGTGGCCAGCGCCTCGGGCGTCGCTTGCTGGACGAGGACCAGGGTGGCGATCAGCGGGTGGTCCAGACCGACCTCACGGGCGGTCTCGAACCCCAGACCGCCATCGAGGCGCTCGTCCACGAGCACCACGTCCGGCGAGGACAGGGCGAGCTCGTGGCGCAGCTGCGCGACCGAGCCGACGACGGCCTGCGCCAACACGCTCTCCGCCTCGGCCAGGGTGGCCCGGACCTGCTCGACCGTTCGGGCGTCGTCCGAGACGACGAGCACGTTGAACGTCATGGCGCCACCACCTGTGGGATCTGTTCGTACACGCGTTGCTCGGCCGGTACGTCGGTCTCGTCCCCGAGCCCGCGCAGCGCGAGCCGGAGCTTGACGGCGAAGCTTTCCGCGTAGGCCACGCGGAGGGCGTCGTTCGTGCTGAGTGCGAAAGTCACGGGCACGCCCTGCGAGTCGGTGAAACCGCCCTGGGGGTTCTCCTCCTCCACGGCCTGGGGCAGGCCGACCTCGATCACGAGGGCGTTGCTCACCCAGACCTCGGCACGCTGGGCGTCGGTGACCGGGTCGACGGTGGTCGCCAGGAGGTCCACCCGGTCGCCCGGGCCGACCTTGCCGGCGACGCCGGTCTCGGCGTCGACCATGATGGCGACCTCGCGGTAGCCGGGCTGCAGACCGGGCGCCTCGCGGAGCATGCCGTCCTGGACGAGCGCACCGGCCCGATAAGTGCCGGCCGAGACCAGGCCGGCCACCTGCTCGGGCTCGGTGAGCGCACCCTCTGGGACCCAGCGAGCAGGCCGCTCGACCACCTCGATCATGTCCTGCGTCACCGGTTCAAGCTCTTCGACGTCCCGGCTCAGGGTCACCACCGGGACGAGGTTGCCCACCTGGGAGGCCACCGACGACACGTACGCGGAGACCGCGAAGAAGACGATGACGGCGCCGATTCCGGTGGCCAGCAGGAGGAGCACGCCGCGGCGCTGCCGCGGGTTCATCGTGCGCCCCCGGAATTCACGGTCACGGCGGTCTCCGAACGGTCGGCGGCCCCGGCAGTGACGTCGTCGCCGCCGGTGTTGCCGCAGAAGATGCAGCGCGGTCCGGTCGCGGGCCGGTCACACATCGGGCACGGCCGGGCCGGGAGCGCGGCGAGGATCTCGCGCGCGACGACGTCAGGCGTCCGGTCGAGCCAGCTGGCCTCCGCCCACTCGCGGGCGCGCCAGGCGGGGGCCTGGGGACGCGCCGGAAGGGTGAGGTCGGGGTCGCGGGCCGGCTCGAGCGTGACCGTGAGGCGGCGGCGCTCCGGCGAGGCATCCCAGACGACGACGTCGGCAGGGGCGACCGGCCAGACCACAGACCGGGTCTCGCGGACCTCACCGGCGGTGATGTCCACGTCGAACGCGGTCGACGGGAGCCAGCCGCGCACGTGCTGGCGCAGCGTCGGAGCCGGGTTGCCCAGGCGGCTGACCGAGGAGAGGGCGAGCCGCGTGCGGACGCGGCCGGCGGCGCGGGCCGCGACGGCCGGAGCGCTGGCGTAGCGCGCGAGGGGAAGCGCGAGAAGGCAAGACGCCACGAGGATGCGAGCAGTGCGGTGACCGCTCAGCACGACCAGCCCCACATCGCCCCGGGCCATCGCCGTGCGCGCCATGCGGGAGGTGCGCTCCGTCTCGCCGGGGCCGGAAATCACCAGCACGTCCCCGCCGCGCGAGCGGTCGAGAACATCGGCCGCCTCCTCTGCGTCGGAGACTGCGACGACGCCGTCACCGCCCGGCAGCTCGCCGAATCCGACGAGTACCCTCATAAACTCCCCCTGTCCCCCGTTGCCACGAACCTGCGGGCGCGCCAAAAGATCGGAAGAAACCTCATGACAGCCGCCGCGCCGGTGTGGGCAAACCGGAACGAAGTCTACCGATTGGCTGTTAACGGGCAAATGGTGACCAATTTGTGGGTGGCCCGCAACCGGGCGGAACGGCGCCAGGGACTGCTCGGGACCGACCACCTGGACGGCGCACTGTTGATCGAGCGGTGCTCCTCGGTGCACACCGTCGGCATGCGCTACGCCATCGACGTGGCGTTCGTCGGTGCCGCGGGGCGGGTCCGCGATGTCGTCACCATGGTGCCCGGCCGGGTGGGCCTGCCGCGTCCGCTGGCGCGCGCGGTCGTCGAGGCACCGGCCGGAGAGCTGCGGCGCCTGGGGGTGCGGCCGGGGACGGTTCTCGCTGCCCTATAACCCCGCCAGGGTGGCGACGGCGCGACGGTGGCAGCGGGCACGGGCACGGGCACGGGCACGGGCACGGGCACGGGCAGTCGATCGTCGCAGCGTGTGGTTAGGGTGACCCGGTCGATCGACGTGCCGACACCGGCACCGAACCGGAGGGACGCGCGAGCGCATGGCGGCACTGGTCATCTTCTTGTTCCTGGCGGGTCTTGCCCTCGTGGCGGGCGGCATCATCCTGCTGGTGCGCCGTGGCGCCGGCGCGGGCTCGTCCGGCCCGCGCGTGCCGGTCCCGGCGACCGTCGTCCGGCAGGTCGGTCTGCGTCAGCCGCCCGTGCTGGAGGTCGACTACCCGGGGCCGGACGGCCGCCCGTTGCGCGGGCGCGTGAGCGTCCCGATGAGCGCGGCCGGCTTCGGGCAGGCGCTGCTCACAGGCGGTTCGCCCACCACGGTGTGGGTCGATCCCCGCCGGCCCGAGGACATCTCGCTGCAGCAGTCCGGCCGGTCCGGCTCGGGACGGGCGCTCGGCGGCGCGCTGATGCTGTTCTTCGGTCTCGGCGCGCTCTTCTTCGGCGCCATGTTCTCGTTCCTGCTCCCGTTCGGGTGACTGCGCCCACGCCGTCGGGTGGCATCTCGACGTCGTGACAGAGAAACGCCCGGCCCGGCACTCCCCGAGGAGTGCCGGGCCGGGCGTCGATCAGGCCTAGATCAGGACGCGTCCTCGCTGACGAGGTTGCGCGTCTTGGTGGCGTCCAGCGGGATGCCGGGGCCCATGGTCGTGCTCATCGTGGCCTTGGTGATGTAGCGGCCCTTGGAGCTGGCCGGCTTGAGGCGGAGGATCTCCTCCTGCGCAGCGGCGTAGTTGTCCACGAGCTGCTTCTCGTCGAAGCTGGCCTTGCCGATGATGAAGTGCAGGTTCGAGTGCTTGTCCACGCGGAACTCGATGCGGCCGCCCTTGATGTCGGACACGGCCTTGGCCACGTCCATCGTCACGGTGCCGGTCTTCGGGTTCGGCATGAGGCCACGCGGGCCGAGCACGCGGCCGAGCCGGCCGACCTTGCCCATGAGGTCGGGGGTGGCCACCGCGGCGTCGAAGTCGACGTATCCGGCCGCGACCTTCTCGATCAGCTCGTCGCCACCGACCTCGTCGGCCCCGGCCTCGATGGCCTGGTTCGCCCGGTCACCGACGGCGAAGACCAGGACCCGAGCGGTCTTGCCGGTGCCGTGCGGCAGGTTGACGGTGCCGCGCACCATCTGGTCTGCCTTGCGGGGATCGACGCCGAGGCGGAAGACGACCTCGACGGTGGAGTCGAACTTGGTGGTGGCGGTCTCCTTCGCCAGGCGCACGGCCTGGAGCGGAGCGTAGAGCTCGCCGTCGTGGATCTTCTCGGAAACCTTGCGGTACGTCTTGCTGCGCGTTGCCATCTGCTTCTCCTGGATGCAGTCGTGGTCTGCGGGTCCGCGCGGACCCTGCCACTGCACGCCCGAGGGCGCGCTTACGGATGTGTCGGTCAGCCCTCGACCGTGATGCCCATGGAGCGGGCGGTGCCGGCGATGATCTTCTCGGCGGCGTCGATGTCGTTGGCGTTGAGGTCTTCCTGCTTGGTGCGGGCGATCTCCTGGACCTGCTCACGGGTGATCTTGGCGACCTTGACCGTGTGCGGGGTGGCGGAGCCCTTGGCCACACCGGCGGCCTTCTTGATCATCTCGGCGGCCGGCGGGGTCTTCGTGACGAAGGTGAAGGAACGGTCTTCGTAGACCGTGATCTCCACCGGGATCACGTTGCCACGCTGCGACTCGGTGGCCGCGTTGTAGGCCTTGCAGAACTCCATGATGTTGACGCCGTGCTGACCCAGCGCGGGGCCGATCGGCGGCGCGGGGGTTGCTGCGCCGGCCTGGATCTGGAGCTTGATCAGGCCTGCAACCTTCTTCTTGGGGGGCATGTTCGGGTCCTTACGGTTCTTCCTCGTGTCCTGCCGGAACGGGCGTCCGGCGGTGCTGCCGTCTCGCTAGATCTTGGCGACCTGCGAGAACGACAGCTCGACCGGCGTCTCCCGGCCGAAGATCGTGACCAGCACCTTGAGCTTTTGGCTCTCGGGCGTGATCTCGGAGATGGTGGCGGGCAGGGTCTCGAACGGACCGTCGGTGACGGTGACGGACTCACCCACGATGAAGTCGACCTTGATGGGGGTCGCAGCGGCGGCACCGCCGGCACCCTTGGAGGGCGCCGTCGCGGACTTCGCCTGGATGGCGGGGGCCAGCATGGAGAAGACCTCGTCCTCGGTCAGCGGGACGGGCTGGTGCGTGTTGCCGACGAAGCCGGTCACGCCGGGGGTGTGCCGCACAGCACCCCACGACTCGTCGGTCAGGTCCATGCGCACCAGGGTGTAGCCAGGGATGCGCACGCGGTTGACGAGCTTGCGCTGGGCGTTCTTGATCTCCACG
This window of the Georgenia yuyongxinii genome carries:
- a CDS encoding CpaF family protein, which produces MALRDRLSTDSRSVDDSDDLVTKFKARLLEEVDLEEVTDLDLPKRRARLERVLARVLSFEGPVMSSRERGRLIQRIVDDTVGLGVLEGLLADETVTEIMVNGYRDVFVERRGRIERVPTAFASEAQLYQTIDRIVSSVNRRVDESSPMVDARLATGERVNVIIPPLAMDGPTLTIRRFPQPFRMGDLVARGTIDEPLALLLAAMVRARCNVLVSGGTGSGKTTFLNALSGMIPDGERIVTIEDAAELSLQQPHVVRLESRPANVEGQGAVTIRDLVRNSLRMRPDRIVVGEVRGGETLDMLQAMNTGHEGSLTTVHANGAAEALGRLETLASMTDLALPVETLRDQINGAIDVVVQLERGADGSRRVSEVHAVTSSRREAFRTEALTELVPAPFGAPAGTPPTFRHLVLPGTLRDRLLRAGEAVPQQFADAGRPSEVPR
- a CDS encoding TadE/TadG family type IV pilus assembly protein, with amino-acid sequence MRRLRQAGRERGALSVELVGVVPILVLITLVVVQGMLAVTTVSAVQQAARDGARAQMTGQRSVDQAVHDQVPDWITVERIDTGAAAVADCAGHCVSVEARIPIGIPSFSVDTVTVRRTADFPG
- a CDS encoding AAA family ATPase; this translates as MTFNVLVVSDDARTVEQVRATLAEAESVLAQAVVGSVAQLRHELALSSPDVVLVDERLDGGLGFETAREVGLDHPLIATLVLVQQATPEALATAMDVGARSILAMPPSLEQFVTRIESAATWSRSVRRQIDDSSGNQGAAGEVIALVGAKGGVGTSLLALLLAKELAAEHTTCLVDLDVRGGDLASYAGVSVRRSVVDLVEVADELTGRALGEVTYSLPHRISLIPAPNEGEHGEEMSEAATRQIVQALRYQYERVVIDCGSRLDDVTAMGLESANEILVVTTPDVPALRGARRLSEALDRLEVRGSAPLRLLLNMTDRSAEIQPAMAPKLSGIPVAASIPRAGQSLEAALNTATALDARLPELAKPMQAVKASLAPPPPPTAEQAPQRETRVRRRREPARRVPRLRQPAGESGQIAVETPVVLALATLVLLVCIQLIVWGVTHIYAGNAAQEAARAFGRGMPAEDVYTEVMDRVPAAWRSGGTVSDPTADKVTVTLRTPSPLTLPDTRATAEILWEGR
- the cpaB gene encoding Flp pilus assembly protein CpaB — translated: MNPRQRRGVLLLLATGIGAVIVFFAVSAYVSSVASQVGNLVPVVTLSRDVEELEPVTQDMIEVVERPARWVPEGALTEPEQVAGLVSAGTYRAGALVQDGMLREAPGLQPGYREVAIMVDAETGVAGKVGPGDRVDLLATTVDPVTDAQRAEVWVSNALVIEVGLPQAVEEENPQGGFTDSQGVPVTFALSTNDALRVAYAESFAVKLRLALRGLGDETDVPAEQRVYEQIPQVVAP
- a CDS encoding DUF192 domain-containing protein, whose protein sequence is MVTNLWVARNRAERRQGLLGTDHLDGALLIERCSSVHTVGMRYAIDVAFVGAAGRVRDVVTMVPGRVGLPRPLARAVVEAPAGELRRLGVRPGTVLAAL
- a CDS encoding DUF3592 domain-containing protein, with the translated sequence MAALVIFLFLAGLALVAGGIILLVRRGAGAGSSGPRVPVPATVVRQVGLRQPPVLEVDYPGPDGRPLRGRVSVPMSAAGFGQALLTGGSPTTVWVDPRRPEDISLQQSGRSGSGRALGGALMLFFGLGALFFGAMFSFLLPFG
- the rplA gene encoding 50S ribosomal protein L1; translation: MATRSKTYRKVSEKIHDGELYAPLQAVRLAKETATTKFDSTVEVVFRLGVDPRKADQMVRGTVNLPHGTGKTARVLVFAVGDRANQAIEAGADEVGGDELIEKVAAGYVDFDAAVATPDLMGKVGRLGRVLGPRGLMPNPKTGTVTMDVAKAVSDIKGGRIEFRVDKHSNLHFIIGKASFDEKQLVDNYAAAQEEILRLKPASSKGRYITKATMSTTMGPGIPLDATKTRNLVSEDAS
- the rplK gene encoding 50S ribosomal protein L11; this encodes MPPKKKVAGLIKLQIQAGAATPAPPIGPALGQHGVNIMEFCKAYNAATESQRGNVIPVEITVYEDRSFTFVTKTPPAAEMIKKAAGVAKGSATPHTVKVAKITREQVQEIARTKQEDLNANDIDAAEKIIAGTARSMGITVEG
- the nusG gene encoding transcription termination/antitermination protein NusG; its protein translation is MSENLEPTDLDEASAEPGQPADDVVVDAPAADLAEAGDEQDAATADDAEDAGPTDEVDADEDAGPTDEVEGAEPADEAEVEPEEEEELDPAEAFRKELRLLPGDWYVVHTYAGYEKRVKANLENRIQSLNMEDYIYQVEVPMEEVVEIKNAQRKLVNRVRIPGYTLVRMDLTDESWGAVRHTPGVTGFVGNTHQPVPLTEDEVFSMLAPAIQAKSATAPSKGAGGAAAATPIKVDFIVGESVTVTDGPFETLPATISEITPESQKLKVLVTIFGRETPVELSFSQVAKI